The proteins below come from a single Cylindrospermopsis raciborskii Cr2010 genomic window:
- a CDS encoding 2TM domain-containing protein — MTSESNKLRFYTQEEVQEILNLAIARQSKDLSQEFSYQQILEIAKELQIEPEAVLHAKTEWLALQSETQQRKAFNTYRQNKLKKRIGNYIIINTFFVLTNLIGSAGLTWSLYILMFSGLVILVEVWKTFRNQGEEYEAAFQKWNRQHQIKQTVNTVISTVINKWFK; from the coding sequence CAAACTGCGTTTTTACACCCAGGAAGAGGTACAGGAAATTTTAAACCTGGCGATCGCACGTCAGAGTAAAGATCTTAGTCAAGAGTTTTCCTATCAGCAGATTTTAGAGATTGCTAAGGAGCTACAAATTGAACCGGAAGCTGTTTTACACGCCAAAACTGAATGGTTGGCTCTACAAAGCGAAACACAGCAGCGAAAGGCTTTTAATACTTATCGTCAAAATAAATTGAAGAAACGTATAGGAAACTATATAATTATTAACACTTTTTTCGTGCTGACAAATTTAATTGGCAGTGCTGGTCTAACCTGGTCTCTATATATTTTGATGTTTTCGGGATTAGTTATCCTAGTTGAGGTTTGGAAGACCTTTCGTAATCAAGGTGAAGAATATGAAGCTGCTTTTCAAAAATGGAATCGTCAGCACCAAATCAAACAAACTGTAAATACGGTGATCAGTACAGTGATTAATA